The following DNA comes from Flammeovirgaceae bacterium.
ATAGTCGTCTTTCAGCAGCCTGATCAGGTATTCGATGGTGGGTGTTTTGCCCGACCCCCCCAGGTTCAGGTTGCCCACATTCACCACGGGAACTTCAAAGCGAAATGACCTTTTGTGGCCAATGTTGTATAGGTGGTTTCTTATATCAGTGGCCACCCTGAAGGCCACCGAAAACGGAAACAGCATCGCGTTCAACACACTCATCCCTATGGAGACTTATAACTTTGTATTTTTGCCAAAACTAAGCATTCGATGGAAACCATAAGGATAAAAGACGTTACGTCCCACCTGGAAACATTGGCCCCCCTGGCCTATCAGGAGGGCTACGACAACAGTGGCCTGATCACCGGCCGCCCCGACTGGGAGGTAAAGGGCATACTGGTCACCCTGGACTGCACGGAAATGGTGGTGGACGAGGCCGTCCGCCTGCAATGCAACCTCATCATCGCCCACCACCCCATCGTTTTCAAGGGGTTGAAGCAACTCACCGGCAAGGATTACGTGCAACGCACCCTGATCAAAGCCATTAAGAACGACATCGCCATTTATGCCATTCATACCAACCTGGACAACGTAAGGCACGGGGTCAACCATAAAATCGCTGAAAAGATAGGCCTGGCCGACCTGAAAGTGCTCGCCCCCAGGCCACAAACCCTTTCCAAGCTGGTCACCTTTGTGCCCACGGATGCCACCCAGGCCGTGTTGGATGCCTTGCACGGGGCCGGGGCCGGCAACATAGGCAACTATAAAAATTGCAGTTTCAGGATTGCGGGCACGGGCACCTTTCAGCCCAACGAAGCAGCAAACCCCCATGTGGGTCAAGCCGGGAAACTGGAACATGTGGAAGAAAGCCGCGTGGAGGTCATATTCCCTTCTGAAATGGGGCATAAAGTCATTTCGGCCTTAAAGGGAGCCCACCCTTATGAAGAAGTCGCGTACTACCTCACCCCATTGAACAATGAAAACCAAGGGGTAGGCGCGGGCGTAATTGGCGTGCTGGAGGCACCGGTTGAACCAAAGGCCTTTTTGGGGCGTTTAAAAGTTGTAATGAACACCGCCTGCATCCGGCACACCGCACTCCCTGATAAGCCTGTGGAAAAAGTGGCGATATGTGGGGGGGCAGGCAGTTTTCTCCTCCCAGTGGCCAAGGCACAGGGGGCAGATGTGTTCGTTTCGGCCGATTTCAAATACCACGAATTCTTTGATGCCGATGGGCAAATCCTCATAGCCGATATCGGGCACTACGAAAGCGAACAATTCACGAAAGACCTTTTAAAGGATGTTTTGGAAGAAAAATTTACTAATTTTGCAGTCTGTTTTTCAAAATCGGTCACCAATCCAATAAGTTATTTGTAAGTAATGGAAAATCAAACAGTTGCCCAAAAGCTCGAAGCCCTCGTAAAACTCCAGACCAT
Coding sequences within:
- a CDS encoding Nif3-like dinuclear metal center hexameric protein; the protein is METIRIKDVTSHLETLAPLAYQEGYDNSGLITGRPDWEVKGILVTLDCTEMVVDEAVRLQCNLIIAHHPIVFKGLKQLTGKDYVQRTLIKAIKNDIAIYAIHTNLDNVRHGVNHKIAEKIGLADLKVLAPRPQTLSKLVTFVPTDATQAVLDALHGAGAGNIGNYKNCSFRIAGTGTFQPNEAANPHVGQAGKLEHVEESRVEVIFPSEMGHKVISALKGAHPYEEVAYYLTPLNNENQGVGAGVIGVLEAPVEPKAFLGRLKVVMNTACIRHTALPDKPVEKVAICGGAGSFLLPVAKAQGADVFVSADFKYHEFFDADGQILIADIGHYESEQFTKDLLKDVLEEKFTNFAVCFSKSVTNPISYL